A single genomic interval of Streptomyces graminofaciens harbors:
- a CDS encoding ATP-binding protein translates to MARRKVQSRIRFTSLRLRLVVVFGLVALTAAVSASGIAYWLNREAVQKRAQDAALEVFEREMQSHASTLRPNPTQDQLRMAARQMADGGQRFSVLLIAEDADGRAVYGSSTDSALKGFTLDDVPASLRKAVNKRQELSAGNKHAYHLYWQRVIDGDTPYLVGGARMIGGGPTGYMRKSLELEAKDLNSLAWSLGIATALSLIGSALLAQAAATTVLKPVQRLGVAARRLGEGQLDTRLRVSGTDELADLSRTFNLAAESLEKKVDDMSAREEASRRFVADMSHELRTPLTAITAVTEVLEEELDADTGSLDPMIEPAVRLVVSETRRLNDLVENLMEVTRFDAGTARLVLDDVDIADQITACIDARAWLDAVELNADRGIMARLDPRRLDVVLANLIGNALKHGGSPVRVSVRLESKADTEGEELVIEVQDHGPGIPEDVLPHVFDRFYKASASRPRSEGSGLGLSIALENAHIHGGEITAANSPKGGAVFTLRLPRDASELIEQERGGGTGGDEGDGQ, encoded by the coding sequence ATGGCCCGCAGGAAAGTACAGTCGCGCATCCGTTTCACCAGCCTGCGGCTCAGGCTGGTCGTCGTGTTCGGGCTCGTTGCGCTCACCGCCGCCGTGTCGGCGTCGGGGATCGCGTACTGGCTCAACCGCGAGGCCGTGCAGAAGCGCGCTCAGGACGCGGCGCTGGAGGTCTTCGAGCGGGAGATGCAGAGCCATGCCAGCACCCTGCGCCCGAATCCGACACAGGACCAACTGCGCATGGCCGCACGGCAGATGGCCGACGGCGGCCAGCGCTTCAGCGTGCTGCTCATCGCCGAGGACGCGGACGGCAGGGCCGTCTACGGCTCCTCGACCGACTCGGCGCTCAAGGGCTTCACCCTGGACGACGTGCCGGCCTCGCTGCGCAAGGCGGTGAACAAGCGCCAGGAGCTGTCGGCCGGCAACAAGCACGCGTACCACCTGTACTGGCAGCGGGTCATCGACGGCGACACCCCCTACCTGGTGGGCGGGGCGCGGATGATCGGCGGCGGGCCGACCGGCTATATGCGCAAGTCCCTGGAGCTGGAGGCGAAGGACCTCAACTCGCTGGCCTGGTCGCTCGGCATCGCGACGGCTCTGTCGCTGATCGGCTCGGCTCTGCTCGCCCAGGCCGCCGCGACGACCGTGCTGAAGCCGGTGCAGCGCCTGGGCGTGGCGGCCCGGCGTCTCGGCGAGGGCCAGCTGGACACCCGTCTCAGGGTCTCCGGCACGGACGAACTGGCGGATCTGTCCCGGACGTTCAACCTCGCGGCGGAGTCGCTGGAGAAGAAGGTCGACGACATGAGCGCCCGCGAGGAGGCCTCGCGCCGGTTCGTCGCGGACATGTCCCATGAGCTCCGTACGCCGCTGACGGCCATCACCGCCGTCACGGAGGTACTGGAGGAGGAGCTGGACGCCGACACCGGCAGCCTCGACCCGATGATCGAACCGGCCGTACGGCTCGTGGTCAGCGAGACCCGGCGGCTGAACGACCTGGTCGAGAACCTGATGGAGGTCACCCGCTTCGACGCGGGCACGGCCCGGCTGGTGCTTGACGACGTCGACATCGCCGACCAGATCACCGCGTGCATCGACGCCCGGGCCTGGCTGGACGCGGTGGAACTGAACGCGGACCGCGGCATCATGGCCCGCCTCGACCCGCGCCGTCTGGACGTGGTGCTGGCCAACCTGATCGGCAACGCGCTCAAGCACGGCGGGTCGCCGGTGCGGGTCTCGGTACGTCTGGAGAGCAAGGCCGACACGGAGGGCGAGGAACTGGTCATCGAGGTGCAGGACCACGGCCCCGGCATCCCCGAGGACGTCCTGCCGCATGTCTTCGACCGGTTCTACAAGGCGAGCGCCTCCCGCCCGCGCTCCGAGGGCAGCGGCCTCGGTCTGTCCATCGCCCTGGAGAACGCCCACATCCACGGCGGCGAGATCACCGCCGCGAACTCCCCGAAGGGCGGAGCGGTGTTCACCCTGCGGCTGCCCCGGGACGCCTCCGAGCTCATCGAGCAGGAGCGTGGCGGCGGCACGGGCGGCGACGAGGGAGACGGGCAGTGA
- a CDS encoding uridine kinase family protein, translating into MSSHPPIPTRVVLMSGPSGSGKSLLAARSGLPVLRLDDFYKEGDDPTLPLVEGSSDIDWDHPQSWDADAAVAAIEELCRTGRTTVPTYDISLSARTGAEALYIERTPLFIAEGIFAAEIVGRCREVDVLADALCLTRGPVKTFRRRFLRDLREGRKSVPFLLRRGWRLMRQERSIVARQTALGAHPCDKDEALGRLAAAAAGRCAKATA; encoded by the coding sequence GTGAGTTCGCATCCCCCGATACCGACCCGGGTCGTTCTGATGTCCGGTCCGTCCGGCTCAGGCAAATCCCTCCTCGCCGCCCGCTCCGGCCTGCCCGTGCTGCGGCTCGACGACTTCTACAAGGAGGGCGACGACCCGACGCTGCCGCTGGTGGAGGGCAGTTCGGACATCGACTGGGACCACCCGCAGTCGTGGGACGCGGACGCGGCCGTCGCCGCCATCGAGGAGCTGTGCCGCACGGGCCGTACGACGGTCCCGACGTACGACATCTCGCTGAGCGCCCGTACGGGCGCGGAGGCGCTGTACATCGAGCGGACGCCGCTGTTCATCGCGGAGGGCATCTTCGCCGCCGAGATCGTCGGACGCTGCCGCGAAGTGGACGTCCTGGCCGACGCCCTGTGTCTGACGCGCGGGCCGGTCAAGACGTTCCGCCGCCGCTTTCTGCGCGATCTGCGGGAGGGCCGCAAGTCGGTGCCGTTCCTGTTGCGGCGCGGCTGGCGGCTGATGCGCCAGGAGCGTTCGATCGTGGCCCGCCAGACGGCACTGGGCGCCCACCCCTGCGACAAGGACGAGGCCCTGGGCCGCCTGGCCGCGGCCGCCGCGGGCCGCTGCGCCAAGGCGACGGCGTAG
- a CDS encoding SigE family RNA polymerase sigma factor, which translates to MNTLHSTSTSAVVTRLHDVVRSAEKSGAVSGRGCARGTGRQHAAYMTVVDAHVGGSNTGVAHGGTGAAYGEGTGERRSVSEAEFTAYVQERRASLYATAYHLTGDRFEAEDLLQSALFSTYRAWERISDKAAVGGYLRRTMTNLHISAWRRRKLNEYPTEELPETAGDTDAMRGTELRAVLWQALARLPELQRTMLVLRYYEGRTDPEIAEILDISVGTVKSSIWRSLRRLREDEVLSFGRDEEESFGELVA; encoded by the coding sequence ATGAACACGCTGCACAGCACCAGCACTAGCGCAGTTGTCACGCGTCTCCACGACGTCGTCCGGAGCGCGGAGAAGTCCGGTGCCGTGAGCGGGCGGGGGTGCGCTCGCGGCACCGGGCGTCAGCACGCCGCGTACATGACGGTGGTTGACGCTCATGTGGGGGGAAGCAACACGGGGGTTGCCCACGGGGGAACGGGGGCAGCGTACGGGGAGGGCACGGGGGAACGCCGTTCTGTGTCGGAGGCGGAGTTCACCGCCTACGTCCAGGAGCGTCGTGCCTCCCTGTACGCAACCGCCTACCACCTGACCGGCGACCGCTTCGAGGCCGAAGACCTGCTCCAGAGCGCCCTGTTCTCGACGTACAGGGCGTGGGAGCGGATCAGCGACAAGGCCGCGGTCGGGGGCTACCTCCGCCGCACGATGACCAATCTGCACATCAGCGCGTGGCGGCGCCGCAAGCTGAACGAGTACCCGACCGAGGAACTGCCGGAGACCGCCGGTGACACGGACGCGATGCGCGGCACCGAACTGCGCGCCGTCCTGTGGCAGGCGCTCGCCCGCCTTCCCGAACTCCAGCGGACGATGCTGGTCCTTCGTTACTACGAGGGCCGCACGGACCCGGAGATCGCGGAGATCCTCGACATCAGTGTCGGCACGGTGAAGTCCAGCATCTGGCGGTCGCTCCGTCGGCTGCGCGAGGACGAGGTCCTCAGCTTCGGCCGTGACGAGGAGGAGTCCTTCGGGGAGCTTGTCGCCTGA
- a CDS encoding VanZ family protein, translating to MQRQGTNGDSAGIRVRAMGGVLLVAHLALVAWITLRPLDVTWVSATNLRPFAGIRADLALGWPEAARSIGEGLALLAPLGVLLPMAHGRLTVSPLASLARVVTTGALLSLAIELLQTGVPGQVVDVDSILLNTVGVGLAHLAVMPTVRKALRRRSRGSGRPSGTGDRDLVALRMEDRDGREERGESSQGRTPTIARVEMAP from the coding sequence GTGCAGCGTCAAGGTACGAACGGCGACAGCGCCGGGATCCGTGTCCGTGCGATGGGGGGTGTCCTCCTCGTCGCACACCTCGCGCTCGTCGCCTGGATCACGCTGCGTCCACTGGACGTCACCTGGGTGAGCGCCACGAACCTGCGGCCCTTCGCCGGAATCAGAGCGGATCTGGCCCTCGGCTGGCCGGAGGCGGCCCGCAGCATCGGGGAGGGGCTCGCGCTGCTGGCGCCACTGGGCGTGCTGCTGCCGATGGCGCACGGCAGACTCACCGTGTCGCCGCTCGCCTCGCTGGCCCGGGTCGTCACCACGGGGGCCCTGCTGTCGCTGGCCATCGAGCTGTTGCAGACCGGGGTGCCCGGTCAGGTCGTCGACGTCGACTCGATCCTGCTCAACACGGTCGGCGTGGGCCTCGCCCACCTGGCGGTCATGCCCACGGTGCGGAAGGCGCTCAGGCGCAGGAGCCGGGGCAGCGGTCGGCCCAGCGGGACCGGGGACCGGGATCTGGTGGCCCTCCGCATGGAGGACCGGGACGGCCGCGAGGAGCGCGGGGAGTCGTCTCAGGGTCGAACCCCGACGATCGCCAGGGTCGAGATGGCCCCATAG
- a CDS encoding aldehyde dehydrogenase family protein, giving the protein MSDERLSVFKTYKLYVGGKFPRSESGRVYEVTDSKDNWLANAPLSSRKDARDAVVAARKAFGAWSGTTAYNRGQVLYRIAEMLQGRRDQYVREVADAEGLSKSKAAAQVDAAIDRWVWYAGWTDKIAQVVGGANPVAGPYFNLSSPEPTGVVAVLAPQESSFLGLVSVIAPVIATGNTAIVVASEKSPLPALSLGEVLATSDLPGGVVNILSGRTAEIATPLAAHQDVNAIDLAGADEILAKELEIAAADNLKRVLRPQPVDYIATPGIDRMTAFLETKTVWHPTGSLGASGSSY; this is encoded by the coding sequence ATGTCTGACGAACGACTTTCCGTCTTCAAGACCTACAAGCTGTACGTGGGCGGGAAGTTCCCGCGTTCCGAGAGCGGCCGGGTGTATGAGGTGACCGACTCAAAGGACAACTGGCTGGCGAACGCGCCCCTTTCCTCCCGCAAGGACGCCCGTGACGCGGTGGTCGCCGCCCGCAAGGCGTTCGGGGCATGGTCCGGCACGACCGCGTACAACCGGGGCCAGGTCCTCTACCGCATCGCCGAGATGCTTCAGGGCCGCCGCGACCAGTACGTCCGTGAAGTGGCCGACGCGGAGGGCCTCTCCAAGTCCAAGGCCGCCGCCCAGGTGGACGCGGCGATCGACCGCTGGGTCTGGTACGCGGGCTGGACCGACAAGATCGCCCAGGTGGTCGGCGGCGCGAACCCGGTGGCGGGCCCGTACTTCAACCTCTCCTCCCCCGAGCCGACCGGCGTCGTCGCCGTCCTGGCCCCTCAGGAGTCGTCCTTCCTGGGCCTGGTCTCGGTGATCGCCCCGGTGATCGCGACGGGCAACACGGCGATCGTGGTGGCCTCGGAGAAGTCCCCGCTCCCGGCCCTCTCGCTCGGCGAGGTCCTGGCCACCTCCGACCTCCCCGGCGGCGTGGTCAACATCCTCTCCGGCCGTACGGCGGAGATCGCGACCCCGCTCGCCGCCCACCAGGACGTCAACGCGATCGACCTGGCCGGCGCGGACGAGATCCTGGCGAAGGAGCTGGAGATCGCGGCCGCGGACAACCTGAAGCGCGTCCTCCGTCCACAGCCTGTGGATTACATCGCGACCCCCGGGATCGACCGGATGACGGCGTTCCTGGAGACGAAGACGGTGTGGCACCCGACGGGATCGCTGGGGGCGTCGGGCTCGTCGTACTGA
- the afsQ1 gene encoding two-component system response regulator AfsQ1, which yields MPSLLLIEDDDAIRTALELSLTRQGHRVATAATGEDGLKLLREQRPDLIVLDVMLPGIDGFEVCRRIRRTDQLPIILLTARSDDIDVVVGLESGADDYVVKPVQGRVLDARIRAVLRRGEREANDSATFGSLVIDRAAMTVTKNGEDLQLTPTELRLLLELSRRPGQALSRQQLLRLVWEHDYLGDSRLVDACVQRLRAKVEDVPSSPTLIRTVRGVGYRLDTPQ from the coding sequence GTGCCTTCCCTGTTGCTGATCGAGGACGACGACGCCATCCGCACGGCCCTGGAGCTCTCTCTTACGCGCCAGGGGCACCGTGTCGCCACCGCCGCCACCGGCGAGGATGGTCTCAAGCTGCTGCGCGAACAGCGGCCTGATCTGATCGTTTTGGACGTGATGCTGCCCGGCATCGACGGCTTCGAGGTGTGCCGACGGATCCGGCGCACCGACCAGCTGCCGATCATCCTGCTGACCGCGCGCAGCGATGACATCGATGTGGTGGTGGGCCTGGAGTCCGGCGCGGACGACTACGTGGTCAAGCCCGTGCAGGGGCGGGTGCTGGACGCCCGTATCCGTGCCGTGCTGCGGCGCGGTGAGCGCGAGGCCAATGACTCGGCGACGTTCGGCAGCCTCGTGATCGACCGCGCGGCGATGACCGTGACGAAGAACGGCGAGGACCTCCAGCTGACGCCCACCGAGCTGCGCCTGCTGCTCGAACTGAGCCGGCGCCCGGGACAGGCCCTGTCCCGGCAGCAGTTGCTGCGTCTGGTGTGGGAGCACGACTACCTGGGCGACTCGCGCCTGGTGGACGCGTGTGTGCAGCGGCTGCGCGCCAAGGTCGAGGACGTGCCGTCGTCGCCGACCCTGATCCGTACCGTCCGTGGCGTCGGCTACCGGTTGGACACTCCTCAGTGA
- a CDS encoding aldehyde dehydrogenase family protein: protein MAPVFDYAPAPESRSIVDIAPSYGLFIDGEFTEAADGRVFKTVSPSSEEVLSEIAQAGEADVDRAVKAARKAFQQWSALPGSERAKYLFRIARIIQERSRELAVLETLDNGKPIKETRDADLPLVAAHFFYYAGWADKLEHAGFGTSPKPLGVAGQVIPWNFPLLMLAWKIAPALATGNTVVLKPAETTPLSALFFADICRQAGLPKGVVNILPGYGDTGAALVAHPDVNKVAFTGSTAVGKEIAKTVAGTRKKVTLELGGKGANIVFDDAPIDQAVEGIVNGIFFNQGQVCCAGSRLLVQESIQDELLDSLKRRLATLRLGDPLDKNTDIGAINSEEQLTRITSLVERGEAEGAERWSPACEIPSAGYWFAPTLFTNVTQAHAIARDEIFGPVLSVLTFRTPDEAVAKANNSQYGLSAGIWTEKGSRILAVASKLRAGVIWSNTFNKFDPTSPFGGYKESGFGREGGRHGLEAYLDV from the coding sequence ATGGCACCCGTATTCGATTACGCACCCGCCCCCGAGTCCCGCTCGATCGTCGACATCGCGCCCTCGTACGGCCTGTTCATCGACGGCGAGTTCACGGAGGCGGCGGACGGCAGGGTCTTCAAGACCGTGAGCCCCTCCTCCGAGGAGGTCCTCTCCGAGATCGCCCAGGCGGGCGAGGCGGACGTGGACCGTGCGGTGAAGGCCGCCCGCAAGGCCTTCCAGCAGTGGTCCGCACTGCCCGGCTCCGAGCGCGCGAAGTACCTCTTCCGTATCGCCCGCATCATCCAGGAGCGCAGCCGTGAGCTGGCGGTCCTTGAGACGCTGGACAACGGCAAGCCCATCAAGGAGACGCGCGACGCCGACCTCCCCCTGGTCGCCGCCCACTTCTTCTACTACGCGGGCTGGGCCGACAAGCTGGAGCACGCCGGTTTCGGCACGTCACCGAAGCCGCTGGGGGTGGCGGGCCAGGTCATCCCCTGGAACTTCCCCCTGCTGATGCTGGCCTGGAAGATCGCCCCGGCACTGGCGACGGGCAACACGGTGGTGCTGAAGCCCGCCGAGACGACCCCGCTCTCCGCCCTGTTCTTCGCGGACATCTGCCGCCAGGCGGGCCTGCCCAAGGGCGTCGTCAACATCCTCCCGGGTTACGGCGACACGGGCGCCGCGCTCGTCGCGCACCCGGACGTGAACAAGGTGGCCTTCACCGGTTCCACGGCGGTCGGCAAGGAGATCGCGAAGACGGTCGCCGGCACCCGCAAGAAGGTCACGCTCGAACTGGGCGGCAAGGGCGCCAACATCGTCTTCGACGACGCCCCCATCGACCAGGCCGTCGAGGGCATCGTCAACGGCATCTTCTTCAACCAGGGCCAGGTCTGCTGCGCGGGCAGCCGTCTGCTGGTCCAGGAGTCGATCCAGGACGAGCTGCTGGACTCCCTGAAGCGCAGGCTCGCGACGCTCCGCCTCGGCGACCCGCTGGACAAGAACACGGACATCGGCGCGATCAACTCCGAGGAGCAGCTCACCCGGATCACCTCGCTCGTCGAGCGCGGCGAGGCCGAGGGCGCCGAGCGCTGGTCCCCGGCCTGCGAGATCCCGTCCGCCGGCTACTGGTTCGCCCCGACGCTCTTCACGAACGTCACCCAGGCGCACGCCATCGCCCGCGACGAGATCTTCGGCCCGGTCCTGTCCGTCCTCACCTTCCGCACCCCGGACGAGGCCGTCGCCAAGGCCAACAACAGCCAGTACGGCCTGTCGGCGGGCATCTGGACGGAGAAGGGGTCGCGGATCCTCGCCGTGGCGAGCAAGCTCCGCGCGGGCGTCATCTGGTCCAACACGTTCAACAAGTTCGACCCGACCTCGCCGTTCGGCGGTTACAAGGAGTCGGGCTTCGGCCGCGAGGGCGGCCGCCACGGCCTGGAGGCGTACCTCGATGTCTGA